GATCTTCTTCGTGTGTCTGCTGCTGGTCGCCGTGGTCGGGCTGAAGGTGACCGGCGGCCACTGAGGACGGACGCCCGTCAGCGGCCGGCGGTCGCTGACGGGCGTCGTCCTTCTTCACGGTCCTCCGCGGTTTTGCGCGGTCCTCCGCGGTCCTCCGCGGTCGCGGTTTCTACGGTTGGGCCCCTGTGGTGCCGGGGCCGCCCGGGGCGCCTCCGTCGGCGCCGCCGCCGGTGGCCGTACCGCCGCCGTTGGCGCCGCCCTGTGTCCCGCCGCCGTCGGTGGTCGTGCCGCCGCCGTTGGCGCCTCCTGCCGCGTCGCCGCCGTTGGCGCCGCCCTGTGTCCCGCCGCCGTCAGTGGTCGTGCCACCGCCGCCGGTCGTGGTCCCGCCGTTGGTGGCACCCGTGGTGCCGCCGTCGGTCGGGGTGCCGGAGGGGGTGCTGGTGGTGCCGCCGTTGCCCTGGCCGCCGTCGTTGGTGGTGCCCCCGTTGTCCTGGCCGGTGGTGCCGGGCTGGTCGGAGGGGCTCGAACTCGGGGGCAGGACCACGTCGGCGCCCTGCTGGAGTTCGAGGTCGAACTCGGTGGCCGGCTTGCCCTTGAGGGCGTCGCGCGTGTACTGCGCCCAGATGGCGGTGGGCGGGCCACCACCGTTCATACGGGGCTGGCCGAGGGCGTAGTACAGCGACCTGTGCTTGGCCGTGACCGGGTCCTGGCCCATGACGGAGACGACGGTGGCGAGGTCGGGGGTGTAGCCCGCGAACCAGGCGGCGGTGTCCTCCTCGGCGGTGCCGGTCTTGCCGGCCGCGGGACGGCCGGCCTGCTGGGCGGCGACGGCGGTGCCGTTGTCGACGACGCTCTGCAGGACGGAGGTGGTGGTGTCGGCGGCCTCGCGGCTGACGGCCTGCTTGGTCTGCCGGTCGGGCAGCTTGACGTCCTCGGTGCTGTCCTTGGTGATCTTCTCGACCATGGTGTACGTGCCGTGCCTGCCGTGGTTGGCGAGCGTGGCGTACGACTCCGCCATGTCCAGGACGCTGGCGGTGGCGGTGCCGAGGGCGATGGACGGGTAGGGCTGGAGGTCCTGCGTGCCGGACGGGACGCCGAGGTCGACGGCGGTCTGCTTGACCTTGGCGGGGCCCACGTCGACGGCCATCTGTGCGTAGACCGAGTTGACCGAGAGGTCGGTGGCCTTGCGGACGGTGATGTCGCCGTACGACTTCTGGTCCTCGTTCGCGGGGGCGTAGGGGCCGCCGCTCCAGCCCTGCACGGGGCGCCGGTTGGTGCCGTCGTACGTGGTGTTCGGGGTGATGGGCTGGCCGTCCTGGGTGGTCGAGCTGTTCTGCACCGCCGCGGTGAACACGAAGGGCTTGAAGGTGGAGCCGACCTGGAAGTCACCGCGGGTGGCGCCGTTGGTGTACTGCTTCACGTAGTCGATGCCGCCGTACAGGGCGACGACCTTGCCCGTCTTGGGGTCGACGGAGGCGCCGCCGGCCCGGACGTAGTTGTCGACCTTGTTGTTCTTCTTGTCCAGCTTGGAGATCAGCTGGTCGTTGACGGCCTTGACGAAGGCGTTCTGCTTGGACTTCTGGAACGTGGTGGTGATGCGGTAGCCGCCGCCCTCCAGCTGTTCCTTGGTGAGGATCTCGTTCTCGGTGAGGTAGTCCTTGACGGCCTCGACGAGGTAGCCGCGCTGGCCGGAGAGGCCGGTGGAGACGGTCTGCTCCTTCGGCATGGGGAACTTCATGCCGGCGCGCTCGGACTTGCTGAGCCAGCCCTTGGTGACCATGCCGTCCAGGACGTAGTTCCAGCGGGCGATGGCGGCGGGCTTGTTCTCGGGGTGGGCCACGACGTCGTACTCGCTGGGCGCGTTGACGAGCGCGGCGAGGTAGGCGGCGCGGGCCGGGTCGAGGTCGGCCGCGTCCTTGCCGTAGTAGGCCTGGGCGGCGGACTGGATGCCGTAGGCGTTGCGGCCGAAGTAGCTGGTGTTGAGGTAGCCCTCGAGGATCTCGTCCTTGGACTTGTTGCGGTCCAGCTTGATCGAGATGAAGAACTCCTTGGCCTTGCGGGTGACCGTCTGTTCCTGGGCCAGGTAGTAGTTCTTCACGTACTGCTGGGTGATCGTGGAGCCGGACTGCTTGCCCTTGCCGGTGGCGGTGTTCCAGCCGGCGCGGAGCATGGCCTTGGGGTCGATGGCGGACTCGGTGTAGAAGTCGCGGTCCTCGGCGGCCAGGATCGCGTGCTGGGCGGGCTTGGAGATCTGGGCGAGGGTGACGTTCTCGCGGTTGATCTGGCCGTCGCGGGCGAGCTGGGAGCCGTCGGCGTACAGGTAGACGTTGCTCTGCTTGGTGGCGAGGGCGTTGGCGGAGGGGATCGGCACCATCGAGTAGCCGATGAAGAACAGGCCGACGATCAGCAGCACGCCCATCACGAAGGTGCCGAGCACCATGCGCCAGGTCGGGACGAGGCGCCGCCATCCGGTCCGCTTGGGCCGCTTCGGCTTCTTGCCCTTGCCGCCGCTGCCTGCGGGGTTCGCGGTGGCCGGGGCGGCGGGGTTCGCCGCGGGGGCCTGGGCCGCCCGGGCGGCGGCGCCGGCCTGCCCGGCGGAACCGGCTGCGGCAGCGGCAGCGGCTGCGGCTGCGGCACCCGCTGCGGCGCCGGTCCCGGCCCCGGTGCCGGAGCCTGCTCCGGTCCCGGCCGGACGGGTGGCACCGGTCATGCCGGACGCGCCGAGCGCCTGGGACGTCCGGGACGTGGGGGTGGAGGAGGACGAGGGTGACGAGGCCGACGGCTTGGCCGGCTGCTTCGGCCCGGACTGCTCGCCCTGCTGGGGAGCCTTGACCCGACGGAGGATCTGGGTGGTCTCGGGGGCCTGCCCTTCGGCCGCACCCTGCGCGGCGGCACCGGCCTTGCCGGACCGCCCCGTCGCCGGGGGCTTCTCGATCCGCCGCAGCACCTGCGTGCTCTCGGCGGAGTCGGACTTGTCCGCGGCCGGGCCGCCCTTGCCGGGGGCCTGAGCGGACCGCCCCTGACCGGGCCGCTGCGGCTTCCCGGGCGTCTGCGCGCCGGCGGCGGCCTCCGCGTCACCGGACGCGTCGCCCCTGCCGGACGCCTGCGCCCGCCCCGCCGCTGCCCCGCCGGCGGCACCGGACGCGCCGGCCCCTCGACGTTCATCTGCCCGCTGGGCCTCACCGGGCCGACGGGTCCGACCACCGTCCCGCGCCCCGCCGGCCTCGGCCGACCGCTGAGCCCCGACGGCGCCCGACGCCTCGCCGGGGCGCTGAGCCTCACCGGAACCTGCCCCGCCCCCGGAGCGCTGAGCCGCATCGGCCCCCCGCGCCCCACCGGACTGCTGCGGCACACCAGTACCACCAGTCCCACTGGTCCCAGTGGTCCCACTGGTGCGGCTGGTACCACCGGCACCACCAGCACCACCGGCTCCGCCGGCCCCCTGCGTCGCGCCGTCGGCACGCGTCTCACCGGACCGCTGGGTCTCGCCCGGCCGCCCGGAGGCGTCGGACTCACCCGAGGCGCCGGATCGGCGCTCCTCGCCGGCCCTGGTGGGTGCCGCCGGGGCGGTCCGCCCGGTCGTACGGGGGGCCGGGACGGCGCGGCCCGCCTGGGCCGCGCGGCGTACCTGGTCGAGGCGGCCGGTGCGGGCGGCCGGGACCGACGGGTCGCCGGGTGATCCGGCTCGCGGCGTCGCCCCGGCCGGGTCCGCCGCCCCCTCGGCCGGATCTGCGTTCGCGTCGGTGGAGCCCGTCGGCTCCCCGGGCCCTTCAGCCGGCAGCGGTTCCTCCGGTGCCCCGCCCTTGCCCTGCTGCTGCGGCTGCGGCTCGTCGCTCATCTCGTGCACGGACTCCTGTTTCGCGTCGTACGTTTCCCGTACGCCTCGTACGCCTTCTGCCCCCTGTTTGAAGACTCTCGCACCTGGCGTTCCGTTCCCGGATAGCGGCACGCATCCGGGACGAAAATGCGTGGCCGGTCGCCGTGCCTCCGGACTAGGCTCCTGCGCTTCGGTGTCGAGAGGTCCGGGGAGGTCGACTGACGTGGGCGCGGGACGGTTGTACGTGGCCGTCGCGGCGGGGGGATTCAGACGGTACGCGACGTATCGGGCCGCCACTGCGGCAGGGGTCTTCACCAATACGGTCTTCGGGCTGATCCTCGTCTACACCTACCTGGCGCTGTGGGACGTGAAACCGCACCTCGGAGGCTACGACCAGGCACAGGCGGTGACGTTCGTGTGGCTGGGACAGGCGCTGTACGCGACGCTGGCGATCCAGGGCGGCGGCTTCGAGACGGAGTTCATGGAGCGCATCCGTACGGGTGAGGTAGCGATCGATCTGTACCGGCCGGCGGACCTGCAAGTGTGGTGGCTGGCGAACGACTTGGGCCGGGCGGTGTTCCAGCTCCTCGGCCGTGGTGTGATCCCGTTCACTTTCGGGGCGCTGGTCTTCCCGACGGCGCTGCCGCATGACGTGGGGACGTGGCTGGCGTTCCTGGTGGCCGTGGCGCTGGCGATGGTCGTCAGCTTCGGGATCCGTTACCTGGTGGCGCTGACCGGGTTCTGGCTGATGGACGGCACGGGGGCGCTCCAGGCGCTGATGATCACGGGCATCTTCTGTTCGGGGATGACGCTGCCGCTGAACGCGTTCCCGGGGACGCTCGGTGAGGTCGTACGGGTGCTGCCGTGGGCGGCGCAGGTGCAGGTGCCCGCGGATGTGCTGATGGGGCAGGCGGACCCGCTGCCCGCCTTCGCGTTCCAGGCGGTGTGGGCGGTGGTGCTGCTGGCGGCGGGACGGCTGTTGCAGACGGCGGCGGCCCGGCGGGTGGTGGTCCAGGGTGGGTGAGCGTGGTGCCGTGGCGGAGGGGTTGCGCGCGTACCGGCTGATCGCCGGGATGTGGATGCGGTCGACGCTGACCTACCGGGCGTCGTTCGCGCTGGCGGTGTGCGGCGGGGTGCTGGTGACGGGGCTGGATTTCGTGTCGATCCTGCTGATGTTCTCGCGGGTCGACGTCCTCGGCGGTTACTCGCTGGCCGAGGTGGCGTTCCTGTACGGGTTGTCGGCGACGTCGTTCGGGATCGCGGACCTGGCGATCGGTTCGGCGGGCCGGCTGGGCACCCGGGTGCGGGACGGCACGCTCGACACCTTGCTGGTGCGGCCGGCGCCGGTGCTGGCGCAGGTGGCCGCCGACCGGTTCGCGCTGCGCCGGGTCGCCCGGATCACGCAGGGGGCGCTGGTGCTGGGCTGGGCGCTGGTCGCGTCGGACATCGTCTGGACGCCGGTGAAGGTGCTGATGGTGCCGGGGATGCTGGTGTGCGGCGGGATGATCTTCGCCGCGGTGTTCGTGGTGGGGGCGGCGTTCCAGTTCGTGGCGCAGGACGCCTCCGAGGTGCAGAACGCGTTCACGTACGGCGGTCAGACGCTGTTGCAGTACCCGCCGACCGTGTTCGGCAAGGAGCTGGTGCGGGGGGTGACGTTCATGCTGCCGCTGGCCTTCGTCAACTGGGTGCCGGCGGCCTATGTGCTGGGGCGGCCGTATCCGCTGGGCGGGGTGCCCGGGTGGGCGGCGTTCGCGCCTCCGCTGGTGGCGGTGGTGTGCTGCGCGGCGGCGGGTCTCGCGTGGCGGACGGGTCTTCGGTCGTATCGGAGCACAGGGAGTTAGCGATGGACGCGTTCATCGAGGTGGACCGGGTCGAGAAGGTCTTCGACGTGCGCAAGCGGACCGGGTTCCTGAAGCGGGAGCGGCGGCGGGTGCGGGCGGTGGACTCGATCTCGTTCACCGTGGCGCGGGGTGAGATGGTCGGCTACATCGGTCCGAACGGTGCCGGGAAGTCGACGACGATCAAGATGCTGACGGGCATCCTGACACCGAGCGCGGGGCGGCTGCGGGTGGCGGGGATCGATCCGTCGCGGGAGCGGACGCGGCTGGCGCGCCGGATAGGGGTGGTGTTCGGGCAGCGGACGACGCTGTGGTGGGACCTGCCGCTGATCGACTCCTACCGGCTGGCGCACCGTATGTACCGGATCCCGGACGCCCGTTACCGGGAGAACCTCGACCGGTGTGTGGAACTGCTGGAGCTGGGTGCCCTGTTGGACGTGCCGGTGCGGCAGTTGTCGCTGGGGCAGCGGATGCGCGGGGACATCGCGGCGGCGCTGCTGCACGATCCCGAGGTGCTGTACCTGGACGAGCCGACGATCGGTCTGGACGTCGTGTCGAAGGCCAAGGTGCGGGGCTTCCTGAAGGAGCTGAACGCGGGCCGGGGGACGACGGTGCTGCTGACGACGCACGACCTGCAGGACATCGAGCAGTTGTGCTCGCGGGTGATGGTGATCGACCACGGGCGGCTGGTGTACGACGGCGCGCTCGCGGGGCTGCACGAGGCCGGGGAGGGCGAGCGGACGTTGGTGGTGGACCTGGAGCGGGAGTTGCCGCCGGTCGAAGCGCCGGCGTGCCGGGTGGTGCGGGTGGAGGGGCCGCGGCAGTGGCTGGCGTTCCCGGCGGGGCAGTCGGCCGCGCCGTTGGTGGCGTACCTGGCGGCCGAGTATCCGCTGGTGGACCTGTCGGTGCGGGAGCCGGACATCGAGGCCGTCATCGCGAAGATGTACGCCGAGAAGGCGGTCTCGTAGGCTTCTGCCATGACCGACGACGCAGTCCCGGATCTCCGCGCATCGGATGCCGACCGTGAGCGGGTCGGCGAGGTCCTGCGGGACGCCCTCGCCGAGGGACGCCTGGACATGGAAGAGTTCGAGGAGCGTCTGGAGGCGACGTACAAGGCGCGCACGTACGCGGAGCTGACGCCGATCACGCGTGATCTCCCGGCGGGCGGGACGGTGGCGCCGCGTCCGGTGTCGTTCACCAAGGAGCCGGTTGCCGAGGGGAGTTGGGCGGGCCGGATCGTCGGCGGTGAGGGGTCGTCGACGAGCGGGGTCGCGGTCCTGTCCGGGTTCCAGCGCAAGGGGCGCTGGACGGTGCCCCGGCGGTTCAGCTGTTTCGCGTTCTGGGGCGGCGGCGAGATCGACCTGCGGGAGGCGGACTTCGCGGACCGCGAGGTCGAGATCAACTGCGTGGCGATCATGGGTGGGGTGCAGGTGACCGTGCCGCCGGGGGTCGAGGTCGTCGTGCGCGGGGTCGGGATCATGGGGGGCTTCGACCATCCGGACGGTGACGGACGGCCCGAGCCGGGTGCCCCGCGGGTGGTCGTCAGCGGGTTCGCCTTCTGGGGCGGGGTCGCCGTGGAGCGCAAGGTCACCCGGGCCGAGCGGCAGCGGCTGAAGGAGATGCGCCGTCAGGAGCGCCTGGAGCGCAAGGAGTCGCGGCACGAGCTGCACCGGGCGCGGCGCGAGGAGCGGTCGCGGGACCGGGAGCCCGACCGCGAACCGGACCGGGAGCGGCGCCGGCGGGGAGAGCGCTGAGTTCTCCCCTGCGCTGCGCCTGTCCGGCCCTACGAGGTGCAGACCTTGGTGAGTTCTCCGGCCGCGTCGGTGACGGGGCTGACGTCGGGGGTGTGGTCGCCGTTCCTGAGGGCCGTGCGGACGTTCCGTACGGCCTGGTCGAGGTGGTCGACGGCCTTGTTGACGTCGGCGTCGTCGGTCTTGTCGCCGATCTTGCGCAGGTTCTTCTCTATGGAGTCGAGGGAGGCGTCGGCCTGGTCGGGGTCGTTCGCGGCGTTCTCCACGGCCTGCTGGAGGTCGGTGACGCCGTCGGCGATGGAGTCGGCGGTGTGCACGCAGTCCAGGGCCTTGTTCACGGCGTCGCAGCCGGTGGTGAGGCCCGTGGTGAGCACTGCGGTCGCCACGACCGCGGCGACGGCGGTGAGTCGGCCTCGGCGTCGGCTGACGGCCATGGTGGTGTTCCCTCCCCTTGTACGGCTGGCCGGGCGCACGGCGGTGGCCGTGCGCCCGTATCCATAGGGACGCCGGGGAGGGTGCGGGGGTTGCCCTCGCGCCCCCGGGGTTTTGGGGCGGGCTTTACTGTTCGCGGGTGGCGGCCAGGGCGGCCCGCTGGATCACGGCGAGTTCGGTGCAGCCGGTGACGGCGAGGTCGAGCAGGGCGTCGAGTTCGTCGCGGGCGAAGGGCTCGGCCTCGGCGGTGCCCTGGACCTCGACGAAGCGGCCGTCGCCGGTGCAGACGACGTTCATGTCGGTCTCGGCGCGCACGTCCTCCTCGTAGCAGAGGTCGAGGAGGGGCACCCCGCCGACGATGCCGACGGAGACGGCGCTGACGGTGCCGGTCAGCGGCTGGCGGCCGGCCTTGATCAGTTTCCTGCCCTGGGCCCAGGCGACCGCGTCGGCGAGGGCGACGTAGGCGCCGGTGATGGCGGCGGTGCGGGTGCCGCCGTCGGCCTGGAGGACGTCGCAGTCGAGGACGATGGTGTTCTCGCCGAGCGCCTTGTAGTCGATGACGGCGCGCAGGGAGCGGCCGATGAGGCGGGAGATCTCGTGGGTGCGGCCGCCGATCCTGCCCTTGACGGACTCGCGGTCGCCGCGGGTGTTGGTGGCGCGGGGCAGCATGGCGTACTCCGCGGTGACCCAGCCCTCGCCGCTGCCCTTGCGCCAGCGGGGGACGCCTTCGGTGACCGAGGCGGTGCAGAAGACCTTGGTGTCGCCGAAGGAGACGAGGACGGAGCCCTCGGCGTGCTTGCTCCAGCCGCGTTCGATGGTGACGGGGCGGAGCTGTTCGGGGGTGCGGCCGTCGATTCGAGACATGGCCACGAGCCTATCGGGAGTGACGCGAGGGGCTCCTCCCGCGGCGGGAGGAGCCCCTTACAGGTGAGCGCGGGGGCTCACATCATGTCTTCGATCTCCGCGGCGATGGGGTCGGCGTCGGTGCCGATGACGACCTGGATGGCGGTGCCCATCTTGACGACGCCGTGGGCGCCGGCGGCCTTCAGGGCGGCTTCGTCGACCAGCGAGGGGTCGGACACCTCGGTGCGCAGCCGGGTGATGCAGCCCTCGATCTCCTCGATGTTCTCGATACCACCGAGACCCGCGACGATCTTCTCAGCCTTGCTGGCCATGTTCTTTCTCCCTGATCCGAACCGCTTTGTCGCAGTAACCCACAGTTGGCCCATCTTCGCGAGCGGTCATGCCGTGCGTGCCGGATGATGGCGATCACGACAGCGGAACCGTCCGGCAACTGGTCTACACCACAGGGGGGACGGTCGCCAAACCACGTCCGGGTCGAGCGCCGGGGAGGACGCCATGAGCGCCGAGAGCGCAGGCAGCGCCGACAGCACGGCCGGTGCGGCGCGGGAGCGGTGGAACCGGCTGTTCCAGGGGCTGCAGAAGATGGGCCGCAGTCTGCAGCTGCCGATCGCCGTGCTGCCGGCCGCGGGCATCCTCAACCGGCTCGGGCAGCCGGACGTCTTCGGTGACCAGGGCCTGGGCTGGAACGCCGTGTCGAAGGTGATGAAGGGTGCGGGCGGCGCGCTGCTCGACGGCTCCCTCGGGCTGCCGCTGCTGTTCTGCGTGGGCGTCGCCATCGGCATGGCGAAGAAGGCGGACGGCTCGACGGCGCTCGCGGCGGTGGCGGGCTTCCTCGTCTACTACGGCGTGCTGCACGAGTTCCCCCAGGGGTGCCCGGGGGGCTCGAAGGAGCTGGCGGGCATCGGCTGCCAGGTGAGCGTCGGCGCCGGGGCCGGCTCGGTGACGCCGTACACCTTCCAGAACCCGGGGGTCTTCGGCGGCATCGTGCTGGGTCTGCTGGCGGCGTTCTTCTGGGCGCGCTACCACCGCACGCGCCTCGTCGACTGGCTGGGCTTCTTCAACGGGCGGCGGCTGGTGCCGATCATCATGGCGTTCGTCGCCATCGCCTTCGCGGCGCTGTGCCTGTGGGTGTGGCCGCCCGTCGGGGCCGGGCTGGAGAGCTTCAGCGGGTGGCTGCGGGACGCGGGGTCGTGGGGCGCGGGTGTGTTCGGTGTCGCGAACCGGGCGCTGCTGGTGGTGGGGCTGCACCAGTTTCTGAACGTGCCGATCTGGTTCCAGTTCGGGACCTACACGCCGCCGGGCGGGTCGCCGGTGCACGGCGACATCAACATGTTCCTGGCGGGCGACCCGAACGCGGGCCAGTTCACCTCGGGCTTCTTCCCGATCATGATGTTCGCGCTGCCCGCCGCCGCGCTGGCGATGACGCACTGCGCCCGCCCCGAGCGCCGCAAGGAGGTCGGCGGGCTGATGCTGTCGGTGGCGCTGACGTCGTTCGTGACCGGCATCACCGAGCCGCTGGAGTACTCGTTCCTGTTCATCGCCCCGCTGCTGTACGTGGCGCACGCGCTGCTGACCGGGGTGTCGATGGCGGTGACGTGGGGGCTCGGGGTGCACGACGGGTTCAGCTTCTCGGCGGGCCTGATCGACTACGTCATCAACTGGAACCTGGCGACGAAGCCGTGGGCGATCATCCCCATCGGGCTGGGCTTCGCCGTCGTCTACTACGTCGTCTTCCGCTTCGCGATCACGACGTTCGACCTGCGCACCCCGGGCCGCGAGCCCGAGGAGGACGTCGAGGACGTCACCAAGGTCTGAGCAACGGCCGTTCGCGGCCCCCGCGCACCCCGTCTGACCCGGCACTTTGCGTAGTGCCGCGGTAGCGGATTTAACGGTTCCTTACACGCCCCCCATCGTGCTACAACAGGTCTACACCACTGAGTGGTGTAGACCACCACCCGATGGAGGAACCATGAGCACCGCCACCGAAACGGCGGCCCCCGCAAAGAAGCGGGGATCCGGTCTGCTTCAGGGCCTGCAGAAAGTCGGCCGCAGCCTCCAGCTCCCGATCGCCGTGCTGCCGGCGGCGGGCCTGCTGATGCGCCTCGGCCAGCCCGACGTCCAGGAGAAGCTGCACCTTCCCACGAACGTCGCCAAGGTCTTCGCCGGTGCCGGCGGCGTGCTGTTCGACAGCTCGTTCGGTCTGCCCCTGCTGTTCTGCATAGGCGTGGCGATCGGCTTCGCGAAGAAGGCCGACGGCTCGACGGCGCTGGCCGCCGTGGTGGCCTTCCTCACCTACTACGCGGTGATCCACCAGTTCCCCATCAAGGACGGGCACGAGGGCGCCACCTACACGCCCGTCGCTCCCTTCGGAGGATTCTGGCAGAAGGGACACGAGGCCGCGCAGGCCGCCTCGTTCCAGAACCCCGGCGTGCTCGGCGGCATCATCATCGGTCTGCTGACCGCGGTGCTGTGGCAGCGCTACCACCGCAAGCGGCTCAAGGACTGGCTGGGCTTCTTCAACGGCCGCCGGCTCGTGCCGATCATCACCGCCGTCGTGGGCGCGGCCCTCGGTGTCCTGGTGGTCCTCGGGTGGCAGCCCATCGGTGACGTGATCACCAACTTCGGCGAGTGGATGACCGGCCTCGGCTCCTTCGGCGCGGCCCTCTTCGGCCTCATCAACCGGGCGCTGATCCCGATCGGCATGCACCAGTTCGTCAACTCGGTGGCCTGGTTCCAGATCGGTGACTACACCAACTCCGCCGGCACCGTCTTCCACGGCGACCTGCCGCGCTTCTTCGCCGGGGACCCGCACGCGGGAATGTTCATGACCGGCTTCTTCCCGATCATGATGTTCGGTCTGCCCGCCGCCGCCCTGGCCATCGCGCACACGGCCCGCCCCGAGCGCCGTCAGGCCGTGACGGGCATGATGGTCTCCCTCGCGCTGACCTCGTTCGTCACCGGCGTCACCGAGCCGATCGAGTTCTCGTTCATGTTCATCGCCCCGCTGCTGTACGCCATCCACGCGGTGCTGACCGCGGTGTCGATGGCCGTCACCTGGGCGCTGGGCATCCACATGGGCTTCAGCTTCTCGGCCGGCCTCACCGACGTGTTCATCAACTGGGGCATCTCCACCCGGCCCTGGCTGATGATCCCGGTCGGCCTGGTCTTCGCCGCGATCTACTACGTGGTCTTCCGGTTCGCCATCGTCAAGTTCAACCTCCCCACCCCGGGCCGCGAGCCCGAGGAGGAGGTCGAGGACCTCACGAAGGCGTGAGTCCTGACGGCACCGCATGACGAGGCCCCCGGAGCAGCGGCTCCGGGGGCCTCGTCATGCGCCGCGTGCGACGGCGTCAGATCTCGTACGTACGGCGCGGAGCGGCCAGGTCCACCGGGCCGTCGAAGACCTCGCGGGCGTCCGCCAGGTTGACGCTCGGGTCGGTCCACGGCGGGATGTGGGTCAGGACCAAGTGGCGGGCGCCCGCGCGGGCCGCCGACTCGCCTGCCTCGCGGCCGTTGAGGTGCAGGTCGGGGATGCTCTCCTTGCCGTGCGTGAAGGCCGCCTCGCACAGGAACAGGTCCGTGTCGCGGGCCAGCTCGTCCAGCGCCTCGCTGACGCCCGTGTCGCCGGAGTACGTCAGGGACTTCCCGCCGTGCTCGATGCGGATCGCGTAGGCCTCCACGGGGTGGCGGACCCGCTCGGTGTGCACCGTGAACGGGCCGATCTCGAACGTGGACGGCTTGACCGTGTGGAAGTCGAAGACCTCGCTCATGGAGGAGGCGGAGGGGGTGTCGGCGTACGCCGTGGTCAGCCGGTGCTCGGTGCCCTCGGGGCCGTAGACGGGGAGGGGATCGCAGCGGCCGCCCTCGTGGCGGTAGTACCGCGCGACGAAGTACCCGAGCATGTCGATGCAGTGGTCGGCGTGCAGATGGCTCAGGAAGATCGCGTCGAGGTCGTAGAGACCGCAGTGGCGCTGCAGCTCACCGAGGGCGCCGTTGCCCATGTCGAGGAGCAGCCGGAAGCCGTCGGCCTCGACGAGGTAGCTCGAGCAGGCCGAATCCGCGGACGGGAACGACCCTGAGCAGCCGACGACGGTGAGCTTCATGAAGCAGAAACCTCCGTTGGCGGGAACCGATGGGCGGGAAAAAGGCAGGGAGCAGGCAGGGGGTTGTGCGGTTTGTCGAGCGTAAGGCGCGAAAGGGCGGGTCGCTCCTCTGCCAGGGGCCGTTGTGGGCGAACTCACCTGTGCTGTCACCGGTTCGGCTGGACCGTGGGCGCATGAAGCTTGCAGAGGGCGCGCGCTGCCGGGCGCGCGCCGGTAACGTCGTCCCCATGGACACGTCCTGGTGGCTCGCGCTCGCGGCGGTGGTGCTGCTCGCGCTGGTCGCCACGCTGGTCGACGGCTGGGGCCGCGGCCGCAGACCCGGCCGGCGGCGGCCGCCCGGTCGCCCCGGCGGCCGTCCCTCCGGCCGTCCCGCGGGCCGGGCGGGTGCCCGGACGGGCCGTCCGAACCCCGGTGACATCTGGTGGGCCCAGGTCCCCTACGAGGACCGCCCGGAGTCCAAGGACCGGCCCTGTCTGGTGCTGGCCGTGCGCGGCAACCGGGCCACGGTCGCGAAGATCACCAGCAAGTACCACGACGAGCGCGCGGGCGTGATCCCGCTGCCGCCGGGCGCGGTGGGCGACGCCCACGGCCGGCCGAGCTTCCTGCAGACCGAC
Above is a genomic segment from Streptomyces collinus Tu 365 containing:
- a CDS encoding transglycosylase domain-containing protein, which encodes MLRRIEKPPATGRSGKAGAAAQGAAEGQAPETTQILRRVKAPQQGEQSGPKQPAKPSASSPSSSSTPTSRTSQALGASGMTGATRPAGTGAGSGTGAGTGAAAGAAAAAAAAAAAGSAGQAGAAARAAQAPAANPAAPATANPAGSGGKGKKPKRPKRTGWRRLVPTWRMVLGTFVMGVLLIVGLFFIGYSMVPIPSANALATKQSNVYLYADGSQLARDGQINRENVTLAQISKPAQHAILAAEDRDFYTESAIDPKAMLRAGWNTATGKGKQSGSTITQQYVKNYYLAQEQTVTRKAKEFFISIKLDRNKSKDEILEGYLNTSYFGRNAYGIQSAAQAYYGKDAADLDPARAAYLAALVNAPSEYDVVAHPENKPAAIARWNYVLDGMVTKGWLSKSERAGMKFPMPKEQTVSTGLSGQRGYLVEAVKDYLTENEILTKEQLEGGGYRITTTFQKSKQNAFVKAVNDQLISKLDKKNNKVDNYVRAGGASVDPKTGKVVALYGGIDYVKQYTNGATRGDFQVGSTFKPFVFTAAVQNSSTTQDGQPITPNTTYDGTNRRPVQGWSGGPYAPANEDQKSYGDITVRKATDLSVNSVYAQMAVDVGPAKVKQTAVDLGVPSGTQDLQPYPSIALGTATASVLDMAESYATLANHGRHGTYTMVEKITKDSTEDVKLPDRQTKQAVSREAADTTTSVLQSVVDNGTAVAAQQAGRPAAGKTGTAEEDTAAWFAGYTPDLATVVSVMGQDPVTAKHRSLYYALGQPRMNGGGPPTAIWAQYTRDALKGKPATEFDLELQQGADVVLPPSSSPSDQPGTTGQDNGGTTNDGGQGNGGTTSTPSGTPTDGGTTGATNGGTTTGGGGTTTDGGGTQGGANGGDAAGGANGGGTTTDGGGTQGGANGGGTATGGGADGGAPGGPGTTGAQP
- a CDS encoding ABC transporter permease, coding for MYVAVAAGGFRRYATYRAATAAGVFTNTVFGLILVYTYLALWDVKPHLGGYDQAQAVTFVWLGQALYATLAIQGGGFETEFMERIRTGEVAIDLYRPADLQVWWLANDLGRAVFQLLGRGVIPFTFGALVFPTALPHDVGTWLAFLVAVALAMVVSFGIRYLVALTGFWLMDGTGALQALMITGIFCSGMTLPLNAFPGTLGEVVRVLPWAAQVQVPADVLMGQADPLPAFAFQAVWAVVLLAAGRLLQTAAARRVVVQGG
- a CDS encoding ABC transporter permease, which translates into the protein MGERGAVAEGLRAYRLIAGMWMRSTLTYRASFALAVCGGVLVTGLDFVSILLMFSRVDVLGGYSLAEVAFLYGLSATSFGIADLAIGSAGRLGTRVRDGTLDTLLVRPAPVLAQVAADRFALRRVARITQGALVLGWALVASDIVWTPVKVLMVPGMLVCGGMIFAAVFVVGAAFQFVAQDASEVQNAFTYGGQTLLQYPPTVFGKELVRGVTFMLPLAFVNWVPAAYVLGRPYPLGGVPGWAAFAPPLVAVVCCAAAGLAWRTGLRSYRSTGS
- a CDS encoding ABC transporter ATP-binding protein, whose amino-acid sequence is MDAFIEVDRVEKVFDVRKRTGFLKRERRRVRAVDSISFTVARGEMVGYIGPNGAGKSTTIKMLTGILTPSAGRLRVAGIDPSRERTRLARRIGVVFGQRTTLWWDLPLIDSYRLAHRMYRIPDARYRENLDRCVELLELGALLDVPVRQLSLGQRMRGDIAAALLHDPEVLYLDEPTIGLDVVSKAKVRGFLKELNAGRGTTVLLTTHDLQDIEQLCSRVMVIDHGRLVYDGALAGLHEAGEGERTLVVDLERELPPVEAPACRVVRVEGPRQWLAFPAGQSAAPLVAYLAAEYPLVDLSVREPDIEAVIAKMYAEKAVS
- a CDS encoding DUF1707 SHOCT-like domain-containing protein, which produces MTDDAVPDLRASDADRERVGEVLRDALAEGRLDMEEFEERLEATYKARTYAELTPITRDLPAGGTVAPRPVSFTKEPVAEGSWAGRIVGGEGSSTSGVAVLSGFQRKGRWTVPRRFSCFAFWGGGEIDLREADFADREVEINCVAIMGGVQVTVPPGVEVVVRGVGIMGGFDHPDGDGRPEPGAPRVVVSGFAFWGGVAVERKVTRAERQRLKEMRRQERLERKESRHELHRARREERSRDREPDREPDRERRRRGER
- the rph gene encoding ribonuclease PH, which gives rise to MSRIDGRTPEQLRPVTIERGWSKHAEGSVLVSFGDTKVFCTASVTEGVPRWRKGSGEGWVTAEYAMLPRATNTRGDRESVKGRIGGRTHEISRLIGRSLRAVIDYKALGENTIVLDCDVLQADGGTRTAAITGAYVALADAVAWAQGRKLIKAGRQPLTGTVSAVSVGIVGGVPLLDLCYEEDVRAETDMNVVCTGDGRFVEVQGTAEAEPFARDELDALLDLAVTGCTELAVIQRAALAATREQ